The genome window AAACCACGAAGCCGCAGCTTACGTAATAGCCCGTCGCGGCTTGGGATTTAAAAACGAAAAAATACCAAGACAACTAGAGCAAAAGTACATCAAGAAAAAAGAAAGCTTTACCTTATTACCCAACTGGAAAAAGTGGAGTGCAGTCAAAAAAGCGGCAGTTGCCGCAATTAAAAAACAAAAGGAGGTGAAAAGCCTGGTTTCCTGGCAGCACCACAGAAAACAACTGACAGCGGGGTAAACCCTTTGTTATAAAGTTTGCAGCAAGTATGGCGCGGTACACGCAGTGAAAGGCCGTCGCCGTACAGTCAGCGACCCAGGCGGTGGGTAACACCCCCTTCCGGGCAGAACGGTCAGCGATATGCTAACGGCGGCAAGCCACCCGGAATACGGACGAGAGTCCGTAGCTCAGCAGTTGAAACCTGTGATACTGCCTCCCGCTAGTCGGTGGGAGAGAAGCCTGAAATAAATCTGGATATTTTTATGTGAATCAGATTTGTTTAGGTTTCAGAAACCAGGTAGAATTTATGAAGTCCCTTTATTTTGATTGTTTTTCAGGTATTAGCGGAGACATGTGCCTGGGGGCCCTCTTGGATGCTGGCGTGCCATTAGAATGGCTGGAACAGGAACTAGCCAAATTAATGGTTGGAGGATATGTTCTACAGGTGGAGAAGGTCAGGGTACAGGGTATTGCCGCAACAGATGTCAGGGTGCTGGTAAATGAGCCGCAGCCGATGCGCCACTTGTCAGATATTTTGGAGGTTTTACATAAGAGCCAGTTGAGTCCATCCGTTATTGAAAAGGCTGCCAGAGTCTTCTTGGCCCTGGCCCATGCTGAAGCGAAGGTGCATGGGACAGACATTGACCACGTGCATTTCCATGAGGTAGGCGCTGTAGACGCTATCGTAGACGTGGTGGGTACTATTGCCGGGTTGGAGTTTTTGCAGATCGACCAGGTGTTATCATCACCGCTCCCCGTAACATCGGGGTGGGTAAACACTGAACATGGCCGTCTTCCTTTGCCCGCACCGGCGACGGCCGAGCTGTTGACCGGGATTCCGGTTTACGGTTCGCCGGTTCAAGCTGAGCTAGTCACTCCTACAGGTGCTGCTCTGATCACCTCTTTAGCCGGCAGTTTTGGCCTCTTGCCGGCTGCGACCCTGATGCAGACAGGTTATGGTGCCGGCAAAATCCGGTTATCCCACCCAAACCTTTTGCGGGTTTTTCTGATTGAATCCAGCAATCTGCCAGGGACCAGAGTGGACACGGTTAGCGTCCTTGAAACCAATATCGATGACATGAACCCCGAGCTTTTCAGCTATCTTTGGGATAAGATTTTTGCTGCCGGTGCCCTCGACCTTGTCCTTACCCCAACTCACATGAAGAAGGGCCGGCCTGGCACAGTATTGACTGTTATTTGCCCTCCGGAGAAGTGCCAGGAAATTTCTCGTCTGATTATGGCTGAAACCAGCACCATCGGCATCAGGTTCCGAACTGAACAGCGCTTTGTTGCCAACCGTTGGAAGGAAGAGGTTAATACCCCCTGGGGTCCTGTTAAGGTCAAATACAGCCAGGTTGTCGATCCCTATACCGGACAGACCCGAGTCAAGGCAGCCCCGGAATATGAAGACTGCGCCCGATTAGCTGAAAAAGCCAGGGTTTCCCTCTTGGAAATATACCAATGGACTAATAAGTCCACCCTAAAGGAAGCAAGGCCCCATGGCCACAATCCCTAATGTTCGGAATTAAAAAATTGTTTTTAAGCAAGAAGAGGGGGGGCGCTGCCCCCCCTCTTCTTGCCTATATAAAGCCCGCTTTATGCAACATGGCAGCCAGAATCATCGCAAACAGGATGGCCGGCAGCATGTTTCCCACCTTAATTCGCTGGAATCCCAGCAGATTCAACCCGATGCCAATAATCAGCAGGCCTCCTGTTGCTTTCATTTCTGCTATTATGGCCGTGACAAAAAACGGTTCTAGCCAGCCGGCCAGAAGTGTAATTCCCCCTTGATACAACCCAACCGGCACCACCGACAGGAGGACCCCCGGACCGAGGGTGGATGTCAACATGATCGCCGTTATCCCGTCTATTAACGACTTGGCGTAGAGTATGTCGTGCCTTCCTTCCAAGCCACTTTGCAGTGCTCCCACAATAGCCATGGCACCTACACAAAAAAGCAGTGTCGCCGACAAAAAGGCTTTCCCATACGAGCTGTCAGCAGACTTGCCGCCAAGCATGGCGTAGGTACGTTCCCCCAATCTTTCGAGCAGGCATTCAATACCTATGAGTTCCCCAACTACTGCGCCAGCCACAATACTTGTTAAGACAATCAAAATGTTATTTGTCGCTAGCCCCATTTCAATCCCGATCATCACCACACCCAGACCCAAGGCCTGCATTGCGATATTTATTACCCTCTCCGGCAGGCCTTTTCGCAAGGCCAGCCCCAGGGCGACACCCACAATTATTGCCAGGATATTCACAGCCGTTCCCAACATAGTTTATTTCCTCGCTTATTGCTATTAATTCTCACTCGCGATGTCTTTTAGCGCCTTAATTGCCGTTTCCACCTGAGCCAAGTCGTTTTGAAACGAAAAGCTGAAGCGCACTGTTCCGGCGGGAATGGTCCCAATAGTTCGATGAGCCGATGGAGCACAGTGCAGCCCGGTCCTTACCGCTATCCCATAAAACCGATCCAGCAGAAAGCCTACCCGGTCAGGCGCTAATGGGGGAAGATTAACTGAAACAACGCCCAGTCTATCCTCAGGGGCTCGTGGCCCGTAAACTTTAATCCGGGGAACGGTGGCCAGCCCTTCAATAAATGCTGTTGCCAATGCCTTGTCATGGCTCCTGATTTTATCTAGCCCGGTTTTTTCGACAAAGCTCATCCCGGCACTCAGGCCTACGATACCAAGCAAATTTAGAGTTCCGGCCTCATGGCGCTCCGGACCGTCTTCAGGTTGCCCCTCTGAATCCGAATCTTTGCCGGTCCCACCCTCCATCAAGGTTTCCATAACGAGGCCCGGTCTGACATACAGCAAACCGCTGCCGGAAGGTCCGTACAGGCCCTTATGTCCTGCCGTCGCCAGCAGATCAATTCCCAATTCTTCGGGGTATACCGGCAAAACCCCTGCCGTTTGAGCGGCATCGACCAGCAGCAGCAGATCATAACCCTTTGCGATTGCCGCCACCTCTGCCACTGGCATGATCGCCCCTGTTACATTCGAGGCATGGGTGATTGCAATCAGCCTGGTGTTTTCTTTCACCTGGGCCCGCACCTTTGCCGGGTCTATCCTCCCCGTAACATCCGCCTGCACCAGGGTCGTCTCAACACCGATACGGTCCATTTTCCGCAAGGGGCGCAGCACGGAATTGTGCTCCATGCTGGTTGTGATCACATGGTCCCCTGGCTTCAGAACACCTTTTAATGCCATGTTCAATGCATGGGTAGTGTTGTTTGTAAAGATCCAGCTGCCGGGATCCCTTGTTTTAAACAGCCTTGCAGCTTGGATTCTTGCCTGCCAAATCCTATGGGTCGCTCGCGTACTGCTGCCATACTGGCCCCGGCCTGGGTTTCCCCCGGAACTTCCCAGGTAATCGCATATTGCCTGCTGCACTTCATTCGGTTTTGGCCAAGTCCCTGCCGCATTGTCCAAGTAGATCATTATTGCCCACACCGCAGCCTTCCCTGCTAAATTGTTTCACGTGAAACAGTAACCTGAATTTTTAACGCGGCAAAATCAGGTCGATCACCCGGGACAGATCGTCCTTACTATAATACTCGATCTCGAGCCTCCCGCCCTCGCCGGCAACCTTGATCCGAACCTTAGCTCCCAAAAAACTCTGCAGTTCGTCAACTAACGCCTCCAGATCCGCCTCGGGAAACACTCCTGTTTTCTTCCTGCCCTGACGGGGGGTCTTGTCTGAGTTAACGATTTTTCGCACCATCTCCTCAGTTGACCGCACATTTAAGCCCCTGCGAGCAATTTCCCTGCCGATGACAATCATTTTTTGCGGTTCCTCGATGCTTAAAAGTGCTCGGGCATGACCAGCAGACAGTTGTCCCTGGCTAACCAGGACCTGAATTTCATTGGGCAATTGCAACAATCTGAGGATGTTTGCGACATAAGGACGGCTCTTTCCCAAACGAAGAGCAAGTTGCTCCTGGGTAAAACCGAATTCCTGCATCAATGTTCGCAATGCGCCGGCCTCTTCAAGAGGACTCAAATCTTCCCGCTGAATATTTTCAATTAAAGCCAGCTCCGTGGTCTGGCTGGCAGACAAGTCTTTTACTACCGCCGGTACGCTTTCCATGCCTAACAAGCGGCATGCTCTCCATCGTCTTTCCCCGGCCACCAATTCATACCTGCCTCCGCCGAGGGGTCTTACAACAATCGGCTGAACTACTCCGTGCTCCCTGATAGAAGCCGCCAGCTCTTCCAGCTTGGCATCGTCGAAACTCCTCCTTGGCTGATACGGGTTTGGGTCAATATGCTCAACAGCTACCATCAATACCCCCTGGCCGCCGGCGGCAAGGTTGGAACCGGGGGGAATAAGCGCCTCCAGGCCTTTTCCCAGTCCTCGTTTAATCACGCTCCATCACTTCCCTTGCAAGATCAGTATAAACCTCTGCCCCCTTAGATTTCGGATCATATAAGACGATAGGCTTACCATGACTGGGAGCCTCGCTGAGGCGTACGCTCCGGGGAATTATGGTACGATACACCTTGCCCTTAAAATACTTCTTAACCTCGTCGACAACCTGGATAGCCAAATTGGTCCGGGCATCAAACATGGTCAAGAGCACACCCTCGATTCCCAAACCGGGATTTAAATGTTTTTGCACCAAACCAACGGTATTCATTAACTGCCCTAGCCCTTCCAAGGCATAATATTCACACTGAATGGGTATCAAAAGATCATCAGCAGCCGTAAGAGCATTCAGGGTCAACAACCCGAGAGAAGGCGGACAATCAATAAAGGTATAATCATACCTTAACCTGATGCTCTCCAATGCTCTCTTTAGTCTCAGCTCCCTGCCTGCTACCGGCACCAGCTCAACTTCTGCACCGGCCAGCTGCATGGTAGCAGGGACCAAATCCAGATTATCAACTTCTGTCCGGCGCACCACACTTGAGATCGGCAACCCATTAATAATCACATCATAAATGCAGTTTGGGGTGCTCAGGCGGCTTAATCCTAGCCCACTGCTGGCGTTGCCCTGGGGATCAAGGTCAATCAGCAAGACCTTTTTAGCAGCCATTGCCAGGCATGTGCTTAGATTAACAGCAGTTGTGGTCTTGGCGACCCCGCCCTTCTGGTTTGCAATGGCTATCACCTTGCCCATCTTCTCACCCCAAAAACTATAATTATGTACATTCCGCGTCCCATTGAAATTATGCGGGTAAATTCGCGTTGCCTGTTCTAACTTCCGACTTCTAACTTATGACCTCTACTTTAAGCGGCGTGTCTCCGTTCATTTTATTCAACAAGGGAATCTAGTTTCCTGCACAAAAAAGGCGGAAATGCCCTTATAAAAGAAAAAGCCGATCCCGAAAGAAAAAGCCGATCCCGGAGGGAAAGGCCCCGCATTTTTAATGTTGAAAAAAAGCTGGTGAATTCAAACTCGTAACGGCCTTTTCTCCGGGATACCCGGTCGCCTGGGATAGGCATCAGGGGTAATTCCGCTCTTTTCCACCACATAGCAATACCTGGTATAATTTAAAAAGGGCAAACTGGCCTGATTCATTTTTATGCTCTTACCACCCAGCATTTCCAGCACTGGGGAAGCAACTGCTTCCTCCTGTTTTGCGTCAGGTCCTTTGAGCCCAACCATAATTCCGCCCACTCTGATCAGGGGAAGGCAAATCTCACCGATTACCGCTAAAGTCGCCACAGCACGGCTGATGGCGATGTCAAAACTTTCACGAATACTCGCTAACCGCCCGTAATCCTCTGCCCGCGCATTAACAGCAGTAATGCCCTTTAAACTGAGGTCGTCAATTACCATTTCCATAAATTTCACCTTTTTCCCAGTAGCCTCAAGCAGCACAACATCCAAGGAAGGAAACATAATTTTCAAAGGTATTCCGGGGAAACCCGCCCCGCTGCCTACATCACATAGTCTCCGGTGATTCCCCGGCTTTATCTCCTGCCAAAACAAAAGAGAATCAAGAAAATGCTTGACAATTATCCCCTCTAAATCTGAAATAGCAGTCAAATTTATTTTACTGTTCCATTCCTGAAGCAACTCCGCATAGCGGCGAAACTGGCAAAGCTGGTCCTCACCAGGCTCCAGTGCCAAATGTTTGAGACCAATGTCCAACAAACCCCAACCGTGCAGCCCTTCAGTTTGAGTTAACCGCTCCAACAGATTGGCTCCTTTCTCTCCTTTTTTGCTCAATGTAAATCAGCAAAACACTGACGTCTGCAGGTGAAACCCCGGAAATTCTGCCTGCCTGACCCACTGACACCGGACGAATAGCTGCCAGTTTTTGCTTAGCCTCAATGGAAAGTCCCTTGATCTGGGCATAGTCAATATCCTGGGGCAAGGACCTGTCCTCTAACTTTTCGAATCTTTCCACCTGGGCCAACTGCCTGGCGATGTACCCTTCATATTTTGTCTGTATTTCCACCTGCTCCGCCACTTCTCTCGCCAGTTGCTCACTACCAGGCGAAATCAAGGCAATATCCGCATAAGCCAGCTCGGGTCTCCGCAGCAGATCCGCTAAAAGGGCCGGTCCTTTCAGCGGGGAGCTGCCCCGTTGCTCAAGTGTCTTAATGGTTAGCTCATCGGAGGGAGATACTGCAGTCTTCTGAAGGCGCTCCATCTCGCGCCTGATCTTTTCTTGTTTTTCACTCATCCTTTTATAGCGATCTGCAGAGGCCAAGCCGATCCGGTGGCCTGTTTCAGTAAGCCGCAGATCCGCGTTATCCTGTCGCAGCAACAAGCGGTATTCCGCCTTGGAGGTCATGATGCGGTAGGGCTCACGAGTTCCCTTGGTCACCAGGTCGTCGATCATGACCCCAATATAAGCCTCGGAACGCTTAATTACCACAGGCTCCCTTTCCTTACAATACATGGCAGCATTAATCCCAGCCATGATGCCCTGGGCAGCAGCCTCCTCATACCCTGATGTTCCATTCAGCTGCCCTGCAGTAAATAAACCTGGGCAAACCTTGGTTTCCAACGTCGGCTTAAGCTGAGTTGAATCAATAACCTCGTATTCAATCGCATAACCTGCCCGCATGACCTCTACATTCTCCAACCCAGAAATGGTTCGCAGCATCTGCAGCTGCACATCTTCCGGCAGGCTGGTGGACATCCCCTGCACATACATCTCATAGGTAGATAATCCCTCTGGCTCGATAAATATCTGATGTGCCACTTTATCTGCAAACCTGACAATCTTATCTTCAATT of Syntrophomonadaceae bacterium contains these proteins:
- a CDS encoding AAA family ATPase, whose product is MGKVIAIANQKGGVAKTTTAVNLSTCLAMAAKKVLLIDLDPQGNASSGLGLSRLSTPNCIYDVIINGLPISSVVRRTEVDNLDLVPATMQLAGAEVELVPVAGRELRLKRALESIRLRYDYTFIDCPPSLGLLTLNALTAADDLLIPIQCEYYALEGLGQLMNTVGLVQKHLNPGLGIEGVLLTMFDARTNLAIQVVDEVKKYFKGKVYRTIIPRSVRLSEAPSHGKPIVLYDPKSKGAEVYTDLAREVMERD
- a CDS encoding transposase, which produces NHEAAAYVIARRGLGFKNEKIPRQLEQKYIKKKESFTLLPNWKKWSAVKKAAVAAIKKQKEVKSLVSWQHHRKQLTAG
- a CDS encoding aminotransferase class V-fold PLP-dependent enzyme — translated: MWAIMIYLDNAAGTWPKPNEVQQAICDYLGSSGGNPGRGQYGSSTRATHRIWQARIQAARLFKTRDPGSWIFTNNTTHALNMALKGVLKPGDHVITTSMEHNSVLRPLRKMDRIGVETTLVQADVTGRIDPAKVRAQVKENTRLIAITHASNVTGAIMPVAEVAAIAKGYDLLLLVDAAQTAGVLPVYPEELGIDLLATAGHKGLYGPSGSGLLYVRPGLVMETLMEGGTGKDSDSEGQPEDGPERHEAGTLNLLGIVGLSAGMSFVEKTGLDKIRSHDKALATAFIEGLATVPRIKVYGPRAPEDRLGVVSVNLPPLAPDRVGFLLDRFYGIAVRTGLHCAPSAHRTIGTIPAGTVRFSFSFQNDLAQVETAIKALKDIASEN
- the mnmG gene encoding tRNA uridine-5-carboxymethylaminomethyl(34) synthesis enzyme MnmG, producing the protein MRYNAGNYDIIVVGAGHAGCEAGLAGARMGCKTLLITINLDNVALMPCNPAVGGPAKGHLVREVDALGGEIGINTDKTLIQMRLLNTGKGPAVHALRAQADKCLYQLEMTKTIEGQENLTVKQGMAEEVLVDERGIAGVVTQTGAVFYCKALVIATGTYLRGRIIIGDLFFDGGPNGQFPSIGLSSSLKALGLNLNRFKTGTPPRIDRRTVDFSRMNMQPGDPCPRPFSFLTDRLERPHVPCWLTYTNEKTHHVIRENLHRSPLYSGLIEGVGPRYCPSIEDKIVRFADKVAHQIFIEPEGLSTYEMYVQGMSTSLPEDVQLQMLRTISGLENVEVMRAGYAIEYEVIDSTQLKPTLETKVCPGLFTAGQLNGTSGYEEAAAQGIMAGINAAMYCKEREPVVIKRSEAYIGVMIDDLVTKGTREPYRIMTSKAEYRLLLRQDNADLRLTETGHRIGLASADRYKRMSEKQEKIRREMERLQKTAVSPSDELTIKTLEQRGSSPLKGPALLADLLRRPELAYADIALISPGSEQLAREVAEQVEIQTKYEGYIARQLAQVERFEKLEDRSLPQDIDYAQIKGLSIEAKQKLAAIRPVSVGQAGRISGVSPADVSVLLIYIEQKRRERSQSVGAVNSN
- a CDS encoding DUF554 domain-containing protein translates to MLGTAVNILAIIVGVALGLALRKGLPERVINIAMQALGLGVVMIGIEMGLATNNILIVLTSIVAGAVVGELIGIECLLERLGERTYAMLGGKSADSSYGKAFLSATLLFCVGAMAIVGALQSGLEGRHDILYAKSLIDGITAIMLTSTLGPGVLLSVVPVGLYQGGITLLAGWLEPFFVTAIIAEMKATGGLLIIGIGLNLLGFQRIKVGNMLPAILFAMILAAMLHKAGFI
- the larC gene encoding nickel pincer cofactor biosynthesis protein LarC; the encoded protein is MKSLYFDCFSGISGDMCLGALLDAGVPLEWLEQELAKLMVGGYVLQVEKVRVQGIAATDVRVLVNEPQPMRHLSDILEVLHKSQLSPSVIEKAARVFLALAHAEAKVHGTDIDHVHFHEVGAVDAIVDVVGTIAGLEFLQIDQVLSSPLPVTSGWVNTEHGRLPLPAPATAELLTGIPVYGSPVQAELVTPTGAALITSLAGSFGLLPAATLMQTGYGAGKIRLSHPNLLRVFLIESSNLPGTRVDTVSVLETNIDDMNPELFSYLWDKIFAAGALDLVLTPTHMKKGRPGTVLTVICPPEKCQEISRLIMAETSTIGIRFRTEQRFVANRWKEEVNTPWGPVKVKYSQVVDPYTGQTRVKAAPEYEDCARLAEKARVSLLEIYQWTNKSTLKEARPHGHNP
- the rsmG gene encoding 16S rRNA (guanine(527)-N(7))-methyltransferase RsmG, translated to MERLTQTEGLHGWGLLDIGLKHLALEPGEDQLCQFRRYAELLQEWNSKINLTAISDLEGIIVKHFLDSLLFWQEIKPGNHRRLCDVGSGAGFPGIPLKIMFPSLDVVLLEATGKKVKFMEMVIDDLSLKGITAVNARAEDYGRLASIRESFDIAISRAVATLAVIGEICLPLIRVGGIMVGLKGPDAKQEEAVASPVLEMLGGKSIKMNQASLPFLNYTRYCYVVEKSGITPDAYPRRPGIPEKRPLRV
- a CDS encoding ParB/RepB/Spo0J family partition protein, coding for MVAVEHIDPNPYQPRRSFDDAKLEELAASIREHGVVQPIVVRPLGGGRYELVAGERRWRACRLLGMESVPAVVKDLSASQTTELALIENIQREDLSPLEEAGALRTLMQEFGFTQEQLALRLGKSRPYVANILRLLQLPNEIQVLVSQGQLSAGHARALLSIEEPQKMIVIGREIARRGLNVRSTEEMVRKIVNSDKTPRQGRKKTGVFPEADLEALVDELQSFLGAKVRIKVAGEGGRLEIEYYSKDDLSRVIDLILPR